A window of the Dyadobacter pollutisoli genome harbors these coding sequences:
- a CDS encoding QcrA and Rieske domain-containing protein, with protein sequence METTTQDKMKRGQFLRSLGLSTSTLMAFYCLGTTMTACGSKDDDPDPVDPNPNPGGGTGVTGTTTGGSINFTVDLTINSSLKTAGEYKIFGDVLVAFTTNSTYVALTKICTHEGNPVQYRKSSNDIMCPTHGSEYSITGTVTQGPAPAPLKTYTVTLSADGKTLTVKA encoded by the coding sequence ATGGAGACTACAACGCAAGACAAAATGAAAAGAGGCCAGTTCCTGAGAAGCCTTGGGCTGAGCACCTCAACATTAATGGCATTTTACTGCCTCGGAACCACTATGACAGCCTGCGGCTCCAAAGACGACGATCCCGATCCAGTCGATCCGAACCCAAATCCGGGAGGAGGAACAGGCGTAACGGGCACTACCACGGGCGGCTCAATTAATTTTACTGTGGACCTCACGATCAATTCTTCACTCAAAACAGCGGGAGAATATAAGATATTCGGAGACGTTCTGGTTGCATTTACTACGAATAGTACATATGTTGCCCTGACCAAGATATGCACGCATGAGGGAAATCCGGTGCAATACAGAAAGTCCTCGAACGACATTATGTGTCCAACCCACGGCTCTGAATATTCGATTACAGGAACTGTGACTCAGGGCCCGGCCCCGGCACCCCTTAAAACTTATACCGTAACCCTTTCCGCCGACGGAAAAACATTGACAGTGAAGGCCTAG
- a CDS encoding gamma-glutamylcyclotransferase family protein: MTSDPCYLFTYGTLMRGFSNPFAEKLHALSSYEGKGYFNGLLYRITWYPGAIYEEKSDSKVYGEIYRLTPGTELIKDLDEYEDVFEDEAASLYVRRVVPVTTESKSVIPCWVYLYNQPVKDCALLSDGLFRG, translated from the coding sequence ATGACTTCCGATCCTTGCTATTTATTTACTTATGGCACGTTAATGCGGGGATTCAGCAACCCTTTCGCTGAAAAACTGCATGCGCTTTCCTCCTACGAAGGCAAGGGTTATTTCAATGGTCTTTTGTACCGGATTACCTGGTACCCCGGCGCCATTTATGAAGAAAAATCTGACAGTAAAGTGTACGGGGAGATTTATCGGCTCACACCAGGTACCGAACTGATCAAAGATCTGGATGAATATGAGGATGTTTTTGAAGACGAAGCAGCGAGCTTGTATGTTCGCCGGGTCGTTCCGGTAACCACGGAATCGAAGTCCGTCATTCCTTGCTGGGTTTATTTATACAATCAGCCGGTTAAAGATTGTGCATTGCTCAGCGACGGCCTTTTTCGCGGCTAG
- a CDS encoding RNA polymerase sigma factor, with amino-acid sequence MPEYNSAVLIELLDGCLQRNRRSQELLYKQFYGYAMSICLRYTRSREEGKEILNDGFMKVFTKLESFDSSRSFKTWLGRIMINTALDHYRQEVRRDVFDDVEVAEQVSVDETVIAKLSHDELMSLIQRLTPSYRIVFSLSVIDGYTHEEIAEQLNISVGASKSNLSRAREKLREMLSKINIDNYDRVTR; translated from the coding sequence ATGCCCGAGTATAACTCCGCCGTTCTTATTGAACTACTCGACGGCTGTTTACAGAGAAACCGCCGCAGTCAGGAGCTGTTGTATAAACAGTTTTACGGCTATGCTATGAGCATTTGTTTACGCTATACACGGAGCAGGGAAGAGGGAAAAGAGATTCTCAACGATGGATTTATGAAGGTTTTTACAAAACTGGAAAGTTTTGATTCAAGCCGTTCTTTTAAAACCTGGTTGGGAAGAATTATGATTAACACAGCGCTGGACCATTACAGACAGGAAGTTCGCAGAGACGTTTTTGACGACGTGGAAGTAGCGGAACAGGTTTCTGTGGACGAAACCGTGATAGCCAAGCTTTCACATGATGAGCTGATGTCTTTGATTCAAAGACTTACACCCTCTTACCGGATTGTTTTTAGTTTATCTGTGATTGACGGCTATACACACGAAGAAATTGCAGAACAGTTGAACATTTCAGTGGGGGCGTCAAAATCAAATTTGTCGCGTGCAAGGGAAAAATTGAGAGAGATGTTGTCCAAAATTAATATTGACAATTATGATAGAGTTACCAGATGA
- a CDS encoding DUF5777 family beta-barrel protein yields the protein MKILRLVMMLICSTSTILYAQDDLLGELSKQDSAQTIPVTATFKSTRVVNGQSVETMKKKHLDFRISHRFGKLNSGAYQFFGLDQASMRMGFEYGLTDDLMIGVGRSTSQKVYDFFGKYKLLKQSSGARNIPVSVTLFGGMGITTVNKELEFQDKLYYTAQVLIARKFGERLSLQLSPTYLHRNHPDVTGDEKVLLAVGIGGRFKLSKRVSLNGEYFYTAREKNTVNAPYYDSMSFGVDIETGGHVFQLHFTNSLGMIEKQFIGETAGTWGKGDIHYGFNISRTFSFDKKNKKKPTHE from the coding sequence ATGAAAATTCTCCGCCTCGTAATGATGTTGATTTGTTCAACTTCAACCATACTCTATGCCCAGGATGATTTGCTGGGCGAGCTTTCCAAGCAGGATAGCGCTCAAACGATCCCGGTGACGGCCACGTTCAAATCCACCAGGGTGGTCAATGGGCAGTCGGTTGAAACGATGAAGAAAAAGCATCTTGATTTCCGAATATCTCACCGTTTTGGAAAGCTTAATTCAGGAGCTTATCAGTTCTTCGGCCTCGACCAGGCTTCCATGCGTATGGGATTTGAATACGGGCTCACCGACGATCTGATGATCGGCGTGGGACGAAGTACATCTCAGAAAGTCTATGACTTTTTTGGTAAATATAAATTGCTGAAACAAAGCAGCGGCGCCAGGAACATACCTGTTTCGGTCACGCTGTTTGGAGGAATGGGTATCACGACGGTGAATAAAGAGCTGGAATTTCAGGACAAACTTTATTATACGGCCCAAGTCCTGATCGCACGGAAATTTGGCGAAAGGCTTTCCCTGCAATTGTCGCCAACCTACTTGCACCGCAATCACCCGGATGTGACCGGCGATGAAAAAGTGTTGCTGGCGGTAGGCATAGGAGGCAGGTTTAAGCTTTCAAAACGTGTTTCCCTCAACGGAGAGTACTTTTATACTGCCCGGGAGAAAAACACTGTGAATGCTCCCTACTACGATTCAATGTCTTTTGGAGTGGATATAGAGACCGGCGGCCACGTTTTTCAGCTTCATTTTACCAATTCCCTCGGGATGATCGAAAAACAGTTTATTGGCGAAACAGCCGGTACCTGGGGCAAAGGGGATATCCACTACGGGTTTAATATTTCCCGGACTTTCAGTTTTGACAAAAAGAATAAAAAGAAGCCAACTCACGAATAA
- a CDS encoding YceI family protein: protein MKTYFFRMVFATLLGITLHSVQVSAQGGMFATTAGSTRFSASTPLENIEAENKKSQAILNTANNEIAIRMNMRDFVFPNKLMQEHFNENYIESVKYPTATFSGKVDKAPDYTKDGQYDLSATGKFTVHGVTKERTINGKMKIEGGKISITSDFNVALVDHNIEVPSVVFVKIAQVISVKANYVLTPYKK, encoded by the coding sequence ATGAAAACGTATTTCTTTCGCATGGTTTTCGCAACCCTGCTAGGTATCACTTTGCATTCAGTTCAGGTTTCGGCGCAGGGAGGCATGTTCGCAACTACCGCAGGGAGTACCCGTTTCTCGGCATCGACGCCTTTGGAAAATATCGAGGCAGAGAATAAAAAGTCGCAGGCCATACTGAACACCGCGAACAATGAGATTGCGATCAGGATGAACATGCGTGATTTTGTATTTCCCAATAAGCTGATGCAGGAGCATTTCAATGAAAACTACATTGAATCGGTGAAATATCCGACGGCAACATTCAGCGGGAAGGTCGATAAGGCACCGGATTATACCAAAGACGGGCAATATGATCTCTCCGCGACCGGCAAATTCACCGTTCATGGCGTGACGAAAGAAAGGACGATCAATGGTAAAATGAAGATCGAAGGAGGTAAGATCTCCATTACTTCTGACTTCAATGTGGCGCTGGTTGACCACAATATCGAAGTTCCCAGTGTTGTTTTTGTGAAAATTGCACAGGTGATCAGCGTGAAAGCGAATTACGTGCTGACTCCCTATAAAAAGTAA
- a CDS encoding PorT family protein: protein MIELPDDELDKLFRKSSEEFDPQFDPEDWNNLKKRLDETDGRTPAAWFRKWWPLGLLLLMIPGGIASYYLLGNDGESEAKNKIETVSGLTEPKLADVEKHGQKIASQDEDIPSEAEEKVLPEKGTAIASEEQPVSSDIIAEESKVSDLKNATSNLEKATLTEKVTRKRIIAKDNRTPESSSESDLKAAVKKSRTLLPRSLSKAGGVYLEPNRSKVEGGDGALSLEVTNKVRKNDSSGTSASELGARQAIGSNGVTNVEQNERTLISAANLNNRALKLDNTIPYPAIIALPVRDEALKDAYAEKSKEDEIVESPKWAVRLGYSPDLTSVGFKNLVKPGSAFSLLFEYGISKKLYLQTGVARSVKDYYALGSEYELSSYVTQINTPYGVDGTCTMIEVPLGFRYDFVQKAHSRWFAGTGFSSYYFQKEKYAYRYKKYVYGQKHGWEDKNTGWSLFSHLNASVGYERTITRKLSILAEPYIRIPLKGVGYGKVNLITTGMWLSLRYTPAFR from the coding sequence ATGATAGAGTTACCAGATGACGAACTGGATAAACTCTTCAGAAAGTCATCAGAAGAGTTTGATCCACAATTTGATCCGGAAGATTGGAATAACCTGAAAAAACGTCTGGATGAGACGGATGGAAGGACTCCGGCCGCGTGGTTCAGGAAGTGGTGGCCGTTGGGGCTACTGCTGCTAATGATCCCTGGCGGTATCGCATCCTATTATTTGCTGGGTAATGATGGTGAGAGTGAAGCGAAAAATAAGATCGAAACGGTTTCCGGGCTGACTGAGCCGAAACTGGCGGATGTAGAAAAACATGGCCAGAAAATAGCAAGTCAGGATGAGGACATTCCTTCGGAGGCAGAAGAAAAAGTTTTACCGGAAAAAGGAACAGCTATTGCCAGCGAAGAGCAGCCGGTAAGCAGTGACATTATTGCAGAGGAAAGCAAGGTTTCAGATTTGAAAAATGCCACCTCGAATCTTGAAAAAGCAACTTTAACAGAGAAAGTAACGCGTAAAAGAATAATTGCAAAGGACAACCGTACTCCGGAATCCTCCTCAGAATCAGATTTAAAGGCTGCTGTTAAAAAAAGCAGGACATTATTGCCCCGGAGCCTATCTAAGGCAGGCGGAGTGTACTTAGAGCCTAACCGCTCAAAGGTGGAAGGAGGCGACGGGGCTCTTTCACTCGAAGTAACTAATAAGGTTCGCAAAAATGACTCCAGCGGAACCAGTGCCTCCGAACTTGGGGCAAGGCAGGCTATTGGTTCCAATGGGGTTACCAATGTGGAGCAAAATGAAAGAACATTGATTTCCGCAGCGAACCTGAATAACAGGGCGTTGAAATTGGACAACACGATTCCATATCCGGCGATTATCGCACTGCCAGTCCGGGATGAAGCATTGAAAGACGCATATGCGGAGAAATCGAAAGAGGATGAGATTGTAGAATCTCCTAAATGGGCTGTAAGGCTTGGCTATTCCCCCGATTTGACTTCGGTTGGATTTAAAAACCTCGTTAAGCCCGGATCCGCTTTTTCGCTGTTGTTTGAATATGGCATCTCAAAAAAACTGTATCTCCAGACGGGAGTAGCCAGGAGTGTGAAAGACTATTATGCATTAGGCAGCGAATACGAACTGAGTTCATATGTCACTCAGATCAATACACCCTATGGCGTAGATGGAACTTGCACGATGATAGAAGTGCCACTAGGATTTCGCTACGATTTTGTTCAAAAGGCCCATTCAAGGTGGTTCGCAGGTACCGGATTTTCGTCTTACTATTTTCAAAAAGAAAAGTATGCATACCGATATAAGAAATATGTTTATGGCCAGAAACACGGATGGGAAGATAAGAATACCGGCTGGTCCCTTTTTAGTCATTTAAATGCTTCGGTCGGTTATGAACGAACGATTACCAGAAAACTTTCTATCCTTGCCGAGCCGTACATTCGAATTCCCTTGAAAGGTGTTGGCTACGGTAAAGTCAACCTCATTACTACCGGTATGTGGCTATCCCTGCGCTACACGCCTGCTTTTAGATAA
- a CDS encoding acyltransferase family protein gives MYTHTTTDFQKKAPARLHELDALRGISAFSVMLFHFTINANKQKLGWAFNSGVTGVDIFFMISGFVVFLSISKIKNWQDFVVKRFARLYPAFWSCLLITVSFVLLFEPENINAFSVLANATMVPSYFSVEDLDGSYWTLVIELTFYFWILIIHIFKGINRIEYIGFFTIWAVIAFHEFTLFYPNSYLSVTQKVQLVNHFPLFYSGILFYNMKNKPNWQRYIPLILCSLFASFYLHDKGGRSQYIVSAHLHYLLITLFHLIFALFCLDKLRFLKFPPLLFLGKISYCLYLIHQYVGLRLISTFTDDFRINIYFSLSLSITICISIAYLVNRFVEKPCNRLIRNYYSKKFADNIRENNIKEMRLPPGCA, from the coding sequence ATGTACACACACACAACTACCGACTTTCAAAAAAAAGCACCTGCCAGGCTTCATGAATTAGATGCACTTAGAGGTATCTCAGCGTTCAGCGTTATGCTTTTCCATTTTACGATCAACGCGAACAAACAAAAGCTTGGGTGGGCATTCAACTCCGGCGTCACAGGGGTAGATATTTTCTTTATGATCAGCGGATTTGTCGTATTTCTTTCAATTTCAAAAATTAAAAATTGGCAAGACTTTGTAGTCAAGCGATTTGCCCGATTATACCCGGCATTCTGGTCTTGCTTACTGATCACTGTTTCCTTTGTCCTGCTCTTTGAACCAGAGAACATCAACGCGTTCAGTGTGCTTGCCAATGCGACGATGGTACCTTCCTATTTTAGTGTGGAAGATCTGGACGGCTCGTACTGGACGCTTGTGATCGAACTTACCTTCTATTTCTGGATATTGATTATTCATATTTTCAAAGGAATAAATCGCATTGAGTACATTGGTTTCTTCACGATTTGGGCTGTGATTGCCTTTCACGAATTTACATTGTTTTATCCCAATAGCTATCTCTCAGTAACCCAAAAAGTCCAGTTAGTCAATCATTTTCCCCTATTCTATTCCGGAATATTGTTTTACAACATGAAAAACAAGCCGAATTGGCAAAGGTATATTCCCCTGATACTTTGTAGCCTATTTGCTTCATTCTATCTGCACGACAAAGGCGGCAGGTCGCAATATATAGTGTCAGCCCATTTGCACTATCTCCTGATCACTTTGTTTCACCTGATTTTTGCCCTTTTCTGCCTGGACAAGCTTCGTTTCTTAAAATTTCCGCCACTCTTATTTTTGGGCAAAATTTCCTACTGCCTGTATCTCATCCACCAGTATGTCGGACTCCGGCTAATTTCAACATTCACGGATGATTTTCGCATCAACATTTACTTCTCACTCTCTCTAAGTATCACGATATGCATTTCGATAGCCTATCTGGTCAACCGTTTCGTTGAGAAGCCTTGCAATCGGCTCATCAGAAACTATTATAGTAAAAAGTTTGCGGACAACATTCGAGAAAACAATATCAAAGAAATGCGTTTGCCGCCGGGATGCGCATGA
- a CDS encoding type III pantothenate kinase has protein sequence MLLAVDVGNTDTVFGLYQSGDWDYIWRTRSLVQENEVHYESKLRLHFLEAGLWFGDVETVVLSSVVPALTPAILKMLRSLFGEDIIVVGPDIYPGLSIAIDHPHEIGADLIANAVAVMNRYQENCVVVDFGTALTFTTISKDRKILGVAILPGLITAVKALFANTAQLPEVPLELPSSAIGKNTTEAIQAGILLGYEGLVKSLLHRIRTELGGECIAVATGGLSSIIDTLRDEFVEIDRKLTLDGLRVIGESIRG, from the coding sequence ATGCTTTTAGCCGTCGACGTTGGAAACACAGATACTGTTTTTGGGCTATATCAATCCGGTGACTGGGATTATATTTGGCGCACCAGATCGCTTGTACAAGAGAATGAGGTACATTATGAATCCAAACTGAGGCTGCATTTTCTGGAAGCAGGACTTTGGTTCGGTGACGTGGAGACGGTTGTGCTGAGTAGCGTAGTACCGGCATTGACCCCGGCAATACTAAAAATGCTCCGGTCACTTTTCGGAGAGGATATTATCGTAGTCGGGCCGGACATTTACCCGGGCCTCTCCATCGCGATAGACCATCCGCATGAAATCGGCGCGGACCTGATCGCCAATGCAGTAGCCGTTATGAACCGTTACCAAGAAAATTGCGTCGTGGTTGATTTTGGTACGGCACTTACTTTCACAACGATTTCGAAGGACCGGAAAATATTGGGAGTTGCCATTCTGCCGGGCCTGATTACGGCGGTAAAAGCATTGTTTGCCAACACCGCGCAACTGCCCGAGGTGCCTCTGGAACTTCCTTCTTCGGCTATTGGGAAAAACACGACAGAGGCCATTCAGGCTGGTATTTTATTAGGATATGAAGGTTTGGTGAAATCATTGCTGCATCGCATCCGAACTGAGCTTGGCGGTGAATGCATCGCAGTCGCCACGGGTGGGCTGTCCTCCATTATCGACACATTGCGGGATGAATTTGTTGAAATAGACAGAAAACTGACGCTCGACGGGCTGCGCGTGATTGGAGAAAGTATCAGAGGCTAG
- a CDS encoding glycoside hydrolase family 2 TIM barrel-domain containing protein, producing the protein MSIAKYLLSRSYMHLSIRYGSILLSFLLAYLPFKGHAQAIPEWQDPQAISINTEKPRADFTPYPSEKAALLMDKKTPYVRSLNGTWKFKWASHPSKAQLNFYDPKVSDANWETIPVPSNWQVFGAREGRNYDRPIFTNIKHPFKANPPRITADTNSVGMYRTSFTVGEDAKEKQIFLQFGGVQSACYVWLNGEAIGYHEDGMTPFEFDVTADIKPGINQLAVEVINWSDGSYLEDQDYWRLSGIFRDVNLLVRPKVILTDYSVRTILDANHEHATLKLSAFVKNYGAEAIHAHQVLFTLYDANKSVVATPVSQMLGTLEPSREGSVRVEIPVSNPAKWSAEIPNLYTLSIQLMNSDGKVIEAASQRVGFRDVRVKGGQLLVNGKAITIKGVNRHEFDPETGRVISRESMIRDITLMKQNNINAVRTSHYPNTSEWYDLCDQYGLYVIDEANIESHELWSRNVILADNPQWRSAFLTRGNAMVERDKNHPSVIIWSLGNESGMGQNFADMGDFIRLADPTRPIHYEGRKDYKPTTLSSFDIISVMYPSTQDMIELVKKDKTRPLIVCEYAHGMGNSIGNLKEYWDIIEKYPTMQGGFIWDWVDQGLKLKKADGSTYWDYFNYIDGANAGDGLVNPDRTPQPELNEVKKVYQYVKFEAADTLKPGQKQITIHNTFDFQTLQGYELVWTLQENGKAVGKGGTIANLNIPAKQKQQITIPYELPANGKPHGEYFLNLSLRLKDANLWAPKGHEVAWHQIPVVKPSTPLPNLSLYSEKPLRVAQISSGKVQISGQDFSVTFDKSAGRMISFKNKKEEMLEKGPFPNFWRVPTDNDEGGGAKSYATRWREAGLDTLEIASSDIKTQRLTAQIYRVTLNQTLKSLKGQLEVVSEYMVYASGDIYVKNSLTPTGEWPVLAKAGMQFQMPATFNKTQWYGNGPHETYADRKTSGRIGLYLGSVADQHFPYITPQENGNKTNVRWATVTNQEGLGLMAISDSVFNFNVHDYTDKDLLAAKKRGATLSRGTATTVNIDMAQMGLGGDDSWSPRVHEAYLLPAKTYSYAFRLRAIESTSNIDQLAGTKLPYTSKTSSGETVSADNDATAVTEEELAEEEEVKAPVRKTTVRKAPVRKKVVKKKSSRRRRRR; encoded by the coding sequence ATGTCGATCGCTAAATATCTGTTATCAAGAAGTTATATGCACCTTTCCATTCGTTATGGGTCTATTTTACTGAGTTTCTTACTTGCTTATCTTCCTTTCAAAGGTCATGCTCAGGCTATTCCGGAGTGGCAGGACCCGCAGGCGATCAGTATCAATACGGAAAAACCGCGAGCTGATTTCACTCCATACCCCAGTGAAAAAGCGGCGCTGCTCATGGATAAAAAGACCCCATATGTACGCTCATTGAATGGTACATGGAAATTCAAATGGGCATCGCATCCTTCCAAAGCACAGCTTAATTTCTACGATCCCAAGGTTTCGGATGCCAACTGGGAAACTATTCCGGTACCGTCCAACTGGCAGGTCTTTGGTGCCAGGGAAGGCCGTAATTACGACCGTCCGATATTTACCAACATCAAACATCCATTTAAAGCCAATCCTCCCCGCATTACCGCCGATACCAACTCGGTAGGGATGTACAGAACTTCGTTTACAGTTGGTGAAGACGCAAAGGAAAAGCAGATCTTTTTACAGTTTGGAGGAGTTCAGTCTGCCTGTTATGTGTGGCTCAATGGTGAGGCGATCGGCTACCACGAGGACGGAATGACCCCGTTTGAGTTTGATGTAACTGCGGATATTAAGCCTGGGATTAATCAGCTGGCAGTGGAAGTGATCAACTGGTCGGACGGAAGCTACCTCGAAGACCAGGATTACTGGCGGTTATCGGGCATTTTCAGGGATGTTAACCTGCTTGTCCGGCCGAAAGTAATATTGACAGACTATTCGGTAAGGACCATCCTGGATGCAAATCATGAGCACGCAACATTGAAATTAAGTGCTTTTGTGAAAAATTACGGAGCCGAAGCCATTCATGCACACCAGGTCTTATTTACACTTTATGACGCTAATAAATCAGTTGTAGCAACTCCGGTAAGTCAGATGCTGGGAACTTTGGAACCATCCAGGGAGGGATCTGTGCGGGTAGAAATACCGGTTTCCAATCCAGCCAAATGGAGTGCGGAGATACCAAACCTGTATACCCTCTCGATCCAGCTTATGAATTCAGATGGTAAGGTGATCGAAGCAGCGAGCCAGCGCGTAGGGTTCAGGGATGTGAGGGTCAAGGGCGGGCAGCTGCTCGTTAATGGAAAAGCGATTACCATTAAAGGCGTAAACCGCCACGAATTCGACCCGGAAACGGGCAGGGTGATCAGCCGCGAATCCATGATCCGGGACATTACATTGATGAAGCAAAATAACATTAACGCCGTACGGACGTCACATTATCCCAACACCTCGGAATGGTACGATCTCTGTGACCAGTACGGCCTTTACGTAATCGATGAAGCCAACATTGAAAGTCACGAACTATGGAGCCGCAACGTGATCCTGGCCGACAATCCGCAATGGCGGTCGGCGTTTCTCACACGTGGAAATGCAATGGTGGAGCGGGATAAAAACCATCCTTCGGTGATTATCTGGTCTTTGGGGAATGAATCGGGAATGGGGCAGAATTTTGCTGATATGGGTGATTTTATCCGTCTCGCCGACCCTACCCGACCTATTCACTACGAAGGTAGAAAGGATTACAAACCCACTACATTGAGCAGTTTCGACATTATTTCGGTCATGTATCCTTCCACACAGGATATGATCGAGTTAGTGAAAAAAGATAAAACGCGGCCATTGATCGTGTGCGAATATGCGCATGGGATGGGTAATAGCATCGGTAATCTGAAAGAATACTGGGACATAATCGAAAAGTACCCGACTATGCAGGGCGGCTTCATCTGGGACTGGGTGGATCAGGGGTTGAAATTGAAAAAAGCAGACGGCAGCACTTATTGGGATTATTTCAATTACATCGACGGCGCCAATGCAGGTGACGGACTGGTAAATCCCGACCGTACTCCTCAACCCGAGCTGAATGAAGTTAAAAAGGTGTATCAATATGTAAAATTCGAGGCTGCTGACACATTAAAGCCCGGCCAGAAACAGATCACCATTCATAATACCTTCGACTTTCAGACTTTACAGGGTTACGAGCTGGTGTGGACATTGCAGGAAAACGGCAAGGCGGTGGGCAAAGGAGGTACCATTGCAAATCTTAACATTCCGGCAAAACAAAAACAGCAGATCACCATTCCTTACGAACTGCCAGCCAATGGCAAACCACACGGTGAGTATTTTCTTAATCTGAGTTTAAGATTAAAAGACGCTAATCTCTGGGCGCCAAAAGGGCATGAAGTCGCCTGGCACCAGATACCAGTTGTTAAACCTTCTACACCGCTGCCTAACCTGAGCCTATACAGCGAAAAACCGCTCCGGGTTGCTCAGATTAGTTCGGGAAAAGTTCAGATCAGCGGGCAGGATTTTTCTGTAACGTTTGACAAAAGTGCCGGAAGAATGATCTCTTTCAAAAATAAGAAGGAGGAAATGCTTGAAAAAGGCCCTTTCCCTAATTTCTGGCGGGTACCTACTGATAACGATGAAGGCGGCGGAGCCAAAAGTTACGCAACGCGCTGGCGTGAAGCGGGTCTGGACACATTGGAAATAGCTTCGTCCGATATTAAAACACAAAGACTGACTGCCCAGATTTACAGAGTTACTCTTAACCAGACATTGAAGAGCCTGAAAGGACAACTGGAAGTCGTTTCGGAGTATATGGTTTACGCCTCCGGCGACATTTACGTAAAAAATAGCCTTACACCGACTGGTGAATGGCCGGTACTTGCCAAAGCCGGCATGCAGTTTCAAATGCCTGCTACTTTCAACAAAACACAATGGTACGGCAATGGTCCGCACGAGACCTACGCTGACCGGAAAACCAGCGGAAGAATAGGCCTGTACCTAGGCTCGGTGGCAGATCAGCATTTCCCGTACATTACACCACAGGAAAACGGCAACAAGACCAATGTCCGCTGGGCAACCGTCACCAATCAGGAGGGGCTTGGATTAATGGCGATCAGTGACTCGGTATTCAACTTCAACGTTCATGACTATACGGATAAGGATTTGCTTGCTGCCAAAAAACGCGGCGCAACGCTTAGCCGGGGCACCGCCACAACCGTGAACATTGACATGGCACAAATGGGGCTTGGCGGAGACGACAGCTGGTCACCGCGTGTACATGAGGCTTACTTGTTACCCGCCAAAACATACTCTTACGCATTCAGATTGAGGGCCATTGAAAGTACCAGCAATATTGATCAGCTGGCCGGGACGAAGCTTCCTTACACCAGCAAAACTTCCTCCGGTGAAACGGTAAGCGCGGACAATGATGCGACTGCGGTTACCGAAGAGGAGCTTGCCGAAGAGGAGGAAGTGAAAGCGCCTGTTAGGAAAACAACTGTCAGAAAGGCTCCTGTTCGTAAAAAAGTGGTTAAGAAGAAGTCTTCTCGCAGGCGCCGCCGGAGATAA